One window from the genome of Cricetulus griseus strain 17A/GY chromosome 2, alternate assembly CriGri-PICRH-1.0, whole genome shotgun sequence encodes:
- the LOC100769676 gene encoding olfactory receptor 2A12, translating to MQDFLWRNHSSLTEFVLLGFSSDTKINGILFGVFLLLYLITLLGNGLIITLIHMDSRLHTPMYFFLSVLSILDMGYVTTTVPQMLVHLVSEKKTISYIGCVAQMYIFLMLGITESWLFAIMAYDRYVAICHPLRYKVIMNPLLRGSLVAFCGFWGISCALIYTVSAMILPYCGPNEINHFFCEVPAVLKLACADTSLNDQVDFILGFILLLVPLSLIIVVYINIFAAILRIRSTQGRIKAFSTCASHITVVTMFSIPCMIMYMRPGSESSPEEDKKLALFYNVISAFLNPIIYSLRNKDVKRAFFKVVGCSKMSG from the coding sequence ATGCAGGACTTCCTCTGGAGAAATCACAGCTCTCTTACTGAGTTTGTTCTTCTAGGATTCTCTAGTGACACGAAGATAAATGGCATTCTGTTTggtgtctttcttcttctctacCTTATCACCCTCCTAGGCAATGGGCTCATCATCACCTTGATACACATGGATTCCcgcctccacacacccatgtattttttcctcagtgtcttaTCCATTCTGGATATGGGCTATGTTACCACCACAGTGCCCCAGATGCTGGTACATCTGGTCTCTGAGAAGAAGACCATTTCCTATATTGGATGTGTGGCTCAGATGTACATCTTTCTGATGCTGGGAATCACTGAATCATGGCTTTTTGCAATCATGGCTTATGATAGGTATGTGGCCATTTGCCATCCTCTCAGATACAAAGTTATCATGAACCCTTTGCTGCGTGGGTCACTGGTAGccttttgtgggttctggggtatCAGCTGTGCCCTGATATATACCGTTTCTGCTATGATTCTTCCCTATTGTGGCCCCAATGAGATCAACCACTTCTTCTGTGAAGTACCTGCTGTCCTGAAGTTGGCTTGTGCAGACACCTCTCTCAATGACCAGGTGGACTTCATCCTAGGCTTCATCCTTCTCTTGGTCCCACTCTCCCTCATCATTGTCGTCTACATCAATATCTTTGCTGCCATTTTGAGGATCCGCTCAACTCAAGGGCGGATCAAGGCCTTTTCCACCTGTGCTTCCCACATCACTGTGGTCACCATGTTCTCGATCCCATGTATGATTATGTATATGAGACCTGGCTCTGAGTCCTCTCCAGAAGAGGACAAGAAGCTAGCTCTCTTCTATAATGTCATCTCTGCCTTCCTCAACCCCATCATCTACAGCCTTCGTAATAAAGATGTGAAAAGGGCTTTCTTCAAGGTGGTAGGCTGCAGCAAAATGTCAGGATGA